In Drosophila nasuta strain 15112-1781.00 chromosome 2R, ASM2355853v1, whole genome shotgun sequence, a single genomic region encodes these proteins:
- the LOC132785020 gene encoding globin CTT-VI, protein MNSDEVQIIKKTWEIPVATPTDSGAAILALFFNRYPSNLEKFPFRDVPPAELSTNSRFRAHAGRIIRVFDESIQVLGQDGDLEKLDEIWTKIATSHIPRKISKESYNQLKEVILEVLTAACSLSESQAQAWAKLVDHVYDIIFKAINDDGDAI, encoded by the exons ATGAACAGTGATGAGGTTCAAATAATCAAGAAGACATGGGAGATTCCCGTGGCGACACCAACAGACTCTGGGGCTGCTATACTCGCATTGTTTTTCAATCGCTATCCGTCCAACTTGGAGAAATTTCCATTCCGTGATGTGCCACCGGCCGAATTAAGC ACTAATTCACGCTTTAGGGCGCATGCCGGACGCATCATTCGCGTTTTCGATGAGTCCATTCAGGTGCTTGGACAGGATGGTGACCTGGAGAAGCTGGATGAGATATGGACTAAGATTGCTACCAGCCACATACCACGCAAAATCTCCAAAGAGTCTTATAAC CAACTGAAAGAGGTAATTCTGGAAGTGCTCACGGCTGCATGCAGTCTGAGTGAGAGTCAAGCACAAGCGTGGGCTAAACTGGTGGATCATGTCTACGATATCATCTTCAAGGCCATTAATGATGATGGAGATGCCATCTGA
- the LOC132785019 gene encoding endoribonuclease CG2145 isoform X2, with protein sequence MNTRVMKLSMRFLVKKNVVSDDYDDQLKLLQDLWFTPYSRGKGVIGSSSFEHIFLAENRENSVLGLHNWLYFAEQEQQGHVDYKGWIKRADTGRQHQFALSLRFAFFGIQKPYSGFLVGTSPELEMSLYTVCFLVTPEKEPCEIQLGSAKLSIVSHVWNWKGKRLIASAYVSIP encoded by the exons ATGAATACCCGAGTCATGAAGCTCTCCATGCGCTTCCTAGTGAAGAAGA atGTGGTCAGCGACGACTATGATGATCAACTAAAGCTTCTTCAAGACCTTTGGTTCACACCATACTCGCGGGGAAAAGGTGTTATAGGCAGCTCCAGCTTTGAGCACATATTCCTAGCAGAAAATCGAGAAAATTCTGTTCTTGGTTTGCACAATTGGCTGTACTTTGCAGAGCAGGAGCAACAGGGTCATGTGGACTACAAAGGTTGGATAAAGCGAGCTGATACGGGGAGA caacaCCAATTCGCATTGTCACTTCGGTTTGCATTCTTTGGTATACAAAAGCCGTATAGTGGTTTCTTGGTGGGCACGTCGCCTGAACTGGAGATGAGTTTATACACGGTCTGCTTTTTAGTTACTCCCGAAAAGGAACCTTGCGAAATTCAACTAGGTTCCGCTAAGCTGAGTATTGTGTCTCACGTGTGGAATTGGAAAGGCAAGCGACTGATAGCAAGCGCTTATGTTTCGATTCCATAA
- the LOC132785019 gene encoding endoribonuclease CG2145 isoform X1, with product MDIEQQHQQQQPQTSSSNRCDSEKCQKLKRFVIIALLITIGILSWHFYEYFHSKPLPKLPDDVLALSRTLFAEESAPSEYLFKVNLQGKTSSGARDDRAPQPLFELHNDLLARDANSTTSLLLRLFNNYEIDVSVPEQITEEHKQEQLDFLRSVMNTRVMKLSMRFLVKKNVVSDDYDDQLKLLQDLWFTPYSRGKGVIGSSSFEHIFLAENRENSVLGLHNWLYFAEQEQQGHVDYKGWIKRADTGRQHQFALSLRFAFFGIQKPYSGFLVGTSPELEMSLYTVCFLVTPEKEPCEIQLGSAKLSIVSHVWNWKGKRLIASAYVSIP from the exons atggacatagaacagcagcatcaacagcaacagccccaaacgagcagcagcaacagatgTGACAGCGAGAAATGTCAAAAACTTAAAAGATTTGTGATTATTGCCCTGCTGATCACGATTGGCATTTTGAGTTGGCATTTCTACG AGTACTTCCACAGCAAACCTCTACCCAAACTGCCAGATGATGTGCTAGCCTTATCGCGGACTCTTTTTGCCGAAGAATCGGCCCCCAGCGAATATCTCTTTAAGGTAAATTTGCAGGGCAAGACAAGCTCTGGGGCACGCGATGATCGCGCACCACAACC tCTTTTTGAACTTCACAACGATTTACTAGCGAGGGATGCCAATTCTACTACAAGTCTATTGCTACGCCTCTTTAACAACTACGAAATAGATGTCAGCGTGCCAGAGCAGATTACTGAAGAGCATAAGCAAGAGCAACTGGATTTTTTGCGTAGTGTGATGAATACCCGAGTCATGAAGCTCTCCATGCGCTTCCTAGTGAAGAAGA atGTGGTCAGCGACGACTATGATGATCAACTAAAGCTTCTTCAAGACCTTTGGTTCACACCATACTCGCGGGGAAAAGGTGTTATAGGCAGCTCCAGCTTTGAGCACATATTCCTAGCAGAAAATCGAGAAAATTCTGTTCTTGGTTTGCACAATTGGCTGTACTTTGCAGAGCAGGAGCAACAGGGTCATGTGGACTACAAAGGTTGGATAAAGCGAGCTGATACGGGGAGA caacaCCAATTCGCATTGTCACTTCGGTTTGCATTCTTTGGTATACAAAAGCCGTATAGTGGTTTCTTGGTGGGCACGTCGCCTGAACTGGAGATGAGTTTATACACGGTCTGCTTTTTAGTTACTCCCGAAAAGGAACCTTGCGAAATTCAACTAGGTTCCGCTAAGCTGAGTATTGTGTCTCACGTGTGGAATTGGAAAGGCAAGCGACTGATAGCAAGCGCTTATGTTTCGATTCCATAA